A stretch of the Synechocystis sp. PCC 7338 genome encodes the following:
- a CDS encoding cupin domain-containing protein produces the protein MVDSIMGKLRRRFLWVGLSVLLVIYLGIFSPTIAQSQQWRSLSNVVWGKDLPAFSYAFNKTPLVLYDGGTTKQVGTYNFPVSKGMAGVYMSLEPGAIRELHWHANAAEWAYVMEGRTRITLTSPEGKVEIADVDKGGLWYFPRGWGHSIEGIGPGTAKFLLVFNDGTFSEGATFSVTDWLSHTPIAWVEENLGWTAAQVAQLPKKQVYISSYGPASGSLASATPQGQTAKIEVPHTHNLLGQQPLVSLGGNELRLASAKEFPGSFNMTGALIHLEPGAMRQLHWHPNADEWQYILDGEMDLTVFASEGKASVSRLQQGDVGYVPKGYGHALRNSSKKSLDILVVFNDGDYQSIDLSNWLASNPSSVLGNTFQISPELTKQLPVQDTIFSLPTQQ, from the coding sequence ATGGTTGATTCGATAATGGGAAAGCTGAGACGGCGGTTTTTGTGGGTGGGATTGAGCGTTTTATTGGTAATTTATCTGGGAATTTTTTCCCCCACTATTGCCCAAAGTCAACAATGGCGATCGCTCTCCAATGTGGTTTGGGGTAAGGATTTACCAGCTTTTAGCTATGCCTTTAACAAAACTCCCCTAGTGCTTTATGACGGCGGCACCACCAAACAGGTGGGCACCTATAATTTTCCTGTCAGTAAGGGTATGGCCGGGGTTTATATGAGCTTAGAACCGGGGGCTATTCGGGAATTACATTGGCACGCCAACGCCGCGGAATGGGCGTATGTGATGGAAGGCAGAACTCGCATTACCCTCACCAGTCCCGAAGGGAAAGTGGAAATTGCCGACGTGGATAAGGGAGGGCTTTGGTATTTTCCCCGGGGTTGGGGCCACAGTATTGAGGGCATTGGTCCCGGCACTGCGAAATTTTTGCTGGTGTTCAACGACGGCACCTTTTCCGAAGGGGCAACCTTTAGCGTTACCGATTGGCTTTCCCACACCCCGATCGCCTGGGTGGAAGAAAATTTAGGTTGGACAGCGGCCCAGGTGGCCCAATTGCCCAAAAAACAGGTTTATATTTCCTCCTACGGCCCAGCTTCTGGCTCCTTGGCTAGCGCGACTCCCCAGGGGCAAACGGCCAAAATTGAAGTGCCCCACACCCATAATCTCTTAGGGCAACAACCCTTAGTTTCCCTGGGCGGCAACGAATTGAGGTTAGCCAGCGCCAAGGAATTTCCCGGCAGTTTTAATATGACCGGCGCTTTAATTCATTTGGAACCAGGGGCCATGCGTCAACTCCATTGGCATCCCAATGCGGACGAGTGGCAATATATTCTCGATGGCGAAATGGATTTAACCGTTTTTGCTTCGGAAGGTAAAGCCAGTGTGAGTCGTCTGCAACAAGGGGATGTGGGTTACGTACCCAAGGGTTATGGCCATGCCCTCCGCAACAGTTCCAAAAAATCGTTGGATATTTTAGTGGTTTTCAATGATGGGGATTACCAGAGTATTGATCTAAGTAATTGGTTAGCCAGCAATCCTAGCTCGGTGTTAGGAAATACTTTCCAAATTTCACCAGAATTAACCAAACAATTACCAGTGCAAGACACAATTTTTTCTCTACCAACTCAACAATAA